The Natrinema caseinilyticum genomic sequence CCCGCTGCTTGCCCGGAACGAGCGGCGCGGCGCGTTCGTCCTCGCCGCGGTCGGGCCTCCGTTCGTCCTCGCCAGGCTCGTCGCCCTGATTCTCGACATCGGTGTCGGCGGTTACCCGATCGGACGAGGCCGGTCGAGAGTCGCCCCCGCGTCGCCCTGGATCGGAGTCGTCACCGTCAGTGTCGAGGTCACCCGAATCGTCATCATCGCCATCGCCCGTCTCGCTCGAGCGGTCGTCATCGGAACCGTCGGTATCGCTCGAATCGTCACGACCGGAACCGTCGGTGTCGTGATCGCTCCCGTCTCGGTCGCGATTATCGCGGTGGTCCGCCTCGCCCGATTCGGCGTCCGATTTCCCGTCGTCCCCGTTGCTCTCGCCGGGCGCACCGTCGTCCGAGACGTCGTCGAACCTGTCCTCGAGCAACTCGTCTATGTCCGGTTCGTCGTCGAACGGCGCACTTCGGAGTCGGTGGGGGAGTGCGTACGTCGCGGCCTCGTGGATATCGGATTCGATGACGGTCTCCCGGCCCTCGAGTGCGGCCAGCGTCATCGCGGTTCGAGCCGTGGCGACGTCACCGCGATGGCCGTCGACACCGGCCTCGAGACAGAGGGTGGCGATTTGGGCTTTGAACTCGGTCGGAAGATCCACGCCGGGGAGTCGGTCTCGGGCGGCGGCCAGATCGGTGCGAAGCGCCGCGACGTCGTCGGCGTACACCGTCTCGAGCGCGGTGTCGCCGCTGTCGTCGTCCCCGAGTGCTCTGTCGATTATTTCGACGCGGTCGTCGACGTCCCGACAGCCCTCGACGGTGGCTTGCAAGGCAAAGCGATCGCGGAGCTGGGGTCGCAACTCTCCTTCTTCGGGATTCATCGTGCCGATCAGGGTAAAATTCGCGGGATGAGTGACGCTGATACCATCGCGTTCGACGGTGTTGATGCCGCTCGCCGCCGCGTCCAGGATCACGTCGACGAGGTGATCGTCCAGCAGGTTGATCTCGTCGACGTAGAGAACGGCGCGATTCGCTCGGGCCAGCAAGCCGGGATCGAAGTCGGCCTCGCCCGCGAGTGCGTCCTCGACGGAGAGGGTACCGACGACGCGGTCCCGCGTCGCACCGAGGGGAAACGTGACGAGCGGGACCGGCCGACTCTCGACCGGGAGGTCGTCGGGATCACGCCCGCGACACGCTTCGCACTGCACCCCGTGGTCGTCCGGCGAACACCCGTACGGACAGTCCGCGACGACACGCTGCTCCGGGAGGAGTTCGACGAGCGCCCGAACGGCGGTCGACTTCGCGGTTCCTTTCTCTCCGACGATGAGCGCCCCGTCGAGACCGTCGTTCGCAGCGACGGTAAGCAACACGCGTTTCAGGTCCTCCTGTCCGACGATCGCCGGAAACGGGAGTGACGATAGCTTTTTGCCCTCGGCGTATGCAACCATATTTGCGTTAATACAATAGAGGTTTAAAAACGCGATGGCACGCATCGGTATTTACACCGCGACGGAGAACGAACTCGGCTCGATCGGTCGAGCCGCGGAGCGTCTCGAGGGCATCGAACTGGTCGTCCGCTCGGAGAGCGACCTCGCGGACGAAGCCGCCGTCGAGGAGTTCGTCGAGGAATTGCGCGACGCCGCGGCAGCGATTTTCTGGCTGCACGGGGCCGAAGACAGTATGCCGGGCTACGACTACGCGAGGGATGCGCTCGCCGAAGCGGGCGTTCCGCTGATCGTCAAATCGACCGGCGACGCGTTCGCCGTCGAGGACACGACGGTCGCGCCACCACACCGCGACGTCGTTTCCGACTACCTCGAGAAGGGCGGAACGATCAACGTCGAAAATCTGTGTCGGTTCCTCGTCGCCGAGTACGAGGGCCGACCCGTCGAGTACGACGAGCCGGTCGGGCTGCCCACGGAGGGGGTGTATCACCCCGACTATCCGGGAATCGAGTACGACGACCTGCTCGCGACGTTCGATCCCGAGAAGCCGACGGTCGCGATCTGGTTCTACGAGTCCCACTGGACGCACGAGAACACCCGCTACGTGGACGCGCAGGTCCGGGCGCTCGAGGCACAGGGTGCGAACGCCCTTCCGATCTTCTGTAATCCGGCGACGGATACCGACGAGCAAGAAGACGCCGAGTGGGTGACTGACAACTGGCTCCTCACTGACACCGACTACCCGATCGTCGACGCCGTCCTGTCGTCGTTCATGTTCTCCCTCTCGATGGACGAACGGGGCCGGAGTGCCAGTGACGAAGGCTCCAGCGCCGAAGAGGTCTTCCTCGACCGTCTCGGCGTCCCCGTCCTGCAGACGGTCACCACGATGCGTTCGCGGTCGCGCTACGAGTCCAGCGACACGGGCGTGATGGGCTTCGAACTCGCCCTCTCCGTGGCGCTGCCGGAGTTCGACGGAAACGTCGTCACACACCCCATCTCGGGGAAAGAGCGCACCGACGACGAGGCGGGCATCGGTTCCGCGCCGAAGCATCACTTCCCGATCGAGGATCGGATCGACCACGCGACACGGCTGGCCGTCAACTGGGCCCGACTCCGACACACGCCCAACGAGGACAAGCGGGTCGCGGTCGTCCTGCACAACTACCCCCCGAGCGACGACGGGATCGGGACCGCGTTCGGCCTCGACAGCCCCGAATCGACCGTCAACCTGCTCTCTGAACTCGAAGAGCGCGGGTACGACCTGGGCGACGAGGTGCCCGAAAGCGGGCAGTCGCTCGTCGGTCGGCTGACGGCACAGCTCACGCTCGAGGACCGCTGGGTCGCCCCGGAAGACGTCCGGGAGTTGTCGGTCGACGTGGTGTCGCCGGACGCGTACCGGCGGTGGTTCGACGCGGCGGACGAGCGGTTTCAGGAAAACGTCGTCGAAGAGTGGGGCGATCCGCCGGACCGGCCGTTCGCGATCCCCGGCGTCGAGTTCGGCAACGTCCTCGTGACCGTCCAACCGCCGCGCGGGTTCGGGATGGACCCCTCGAAGGTCTACCACGACTCGGACCTCCAGCCCCTACACGACTATTACGCGTTCTACGGCTGGTTGCGTAACAGCTTCGAGTCCGACGCGATCGTCCACCTCGGAACCCACGGCAGCCTCGAGTGGCTCCCCGGGAAGACCGTCGGACTGAACGGCGAGAGCGCGCCCGATCAGTTGATCGACGACGTCCCGAACGTCTACCCGTACATCGTGAACAACCCCGGCGAGGGGACCCAGGCCAAGCGCCGCTCGTACGCGGCGATCGTCGACTACCTCACGCCGGTCATGCGGTCGGCGGGCACCTACGACGAACTCTCGGAGCTCGAGGAGCTCGCGAATCAGTACCGCGAGGCCGGTATGGAAGACGCTCGAACGGACGACGGCGACCACCTCGAGACGCTGATCCGCGAGACGGTCGAGGAACTCGACCTCGCCGTCGAACTCGGGGTTTCAGGAACCATCGACGAGGAGGCCGACGTCCGTGGTCCCGACGAGGCCGGCTCGACGCTCGCCGAGGGCGACGTCGACGGCGACGACCTCGAGATCGACGACCTCGTCGAGCGAATACACGAGTATCTCACCGACGTGAAGACG encodes the following:
- a CDS encoding VWA domain-containing protein — its product is MVAYAEGKKLSSLPFPAIVGQEDLKRVLLTVAANDGLDGALIVGEKGTAKSTAVRALVELLPEQRVVADCPYGCSPDDHGVQCEACRGRDPDDLPVESRPVPLVTFPLGATRDRVVGTLSVEDALAGEADFDPGLLARANRAVLYVDEINLLDDHLVDVILDAAASGINTVERDGISVTHPANFTLIGTMNPEEGELRPQLRDRFALQATVEGCRDVDDRVEIIDRALGDDDSGDTALETVYADDVAALRTDLAAARDRLPGVDLPTEFKAQIATLCLEAGVDGHRGDVATARTAMTLAALEGRETVIESDIHEAATYALPHRLRSAPFDDEPDIDELLEDRFDDVSDDGAPGESNGDDGKSDAESGEADHRDNRDRDGSDHDTDGSGRDDSSDTDGSDDDRSSETGDGDDDDSGDLDTDGDDSDPGRRGGDSRPASSDRVTADTDVENQGDEPGEDERRPDRGEDERAAPLVPGKQRAEIGEATPPDLEAPRTESTTSGATSGSRAKSVPSVDNRGARIRTEPASGDGPVDAAASVRSAASRGKSQVEEADLRRSVRSGETSVTVVFAVDASASMRPAMRTAKGVVLELLRDSYEHRDRVAFVAFAGEDAEVLLPPTDSVSLAARHLKDLPSGDRTPLSAGLETTRRALERTDTDAAVVVLVTDGRANVAEGSPTAETRTAARALATTDARVLVVDAGAETRATLSATIARETDGELVDLSALSAETVRSAAGRAATDSKEF
- the cobN gene encoding cobaltochelatase subunit CobN, whose product is MARIGIYTATENELGSIGRAAERLEGIELVVRSESDLADEAAVEEFVEELRDAAAAIFWLHGAEDSMPGYDYARDALAEAGVPLIVKSTGDAFAVEDTTVAPPHRDVVSDYLEKGGTINVENLCRFLVAEYEGRPVEYDEPVGLPTEGVYHPDYPGIEYDDLLATFDPEKPTVAIWFYESHWTHENTRYVDAQVRALEAQGANALPIFCNPATDTDEQEDAEWVTDNWLLTDTDYPIVDAVLSSFMFSLSMDERGRSASDEGSSAEEVFLDRLGVPVLQTVTTMRSRSRYESSDTGVMGFELALSVALPEFDGNVVTHPISGKERTDDEAGIGSAPKHHFPIEDRIDHATRLAVNWARLRHTPNEDKRVAVVLHNYPPSDDGIGTAFGLDSPESTVNLLSELEERGYDLGDEVPESGQSLVGRLTAQLTLEDRWVAPEDVRELSVDVVSPDAYRRWFDAADERFQENVVEEWGDPPDRPFAIPGVEFGNVLVTVQPPRGFGMDPSKVYHDSDLQPLHDYYAFYGWLRNSFESDAIVHLGTHGSLEWLPGKTVGLNGESAPDQLIDDVPNVYPYIVNNPGEGTQAKRRSYAAIVDYLTPVMRSAGTYDELSELEELANQYREAGMEDARTDDGDHLETLIRETVEELDLAVELGVSGTIDEEADVRGPDEAGSTLAEGDVDGDDLEIDDLVERIHEYLTDVKTTQIRLGLHTMSEPPEGERLVEYLVALTRLENPGAPSLRESVAGALGVDYETMLESPGEYDDALGMTYAEAADAVYETSVELIETLAAHDFDVPASEREAGPNDEVNTNLLVVDLETIGDGRAKSGAHDDLREALAFVCDEAKPRVQGAEDEIPRTADALSGAYVPPGGSGAPTRGGVDLLPTARNFYTLDPRKVPAKAAWQVGSEVAEGVLERHRSENGAYPEEIGVVAWGTPTVRTRGETIAQVLAMMGVEPQWTDAGRIDDVEPIPLETLGRPRIDVTTRVSGLFRDAFPAVAGVIHDAVDAVVDLDEPLEMNYVKKHVEEDRAELEAADGLDESDARKAAKHRVFTTRPGGYGAGTNKAVDEGNWDDRSDLASVYVQWGGYAMGSRGRVSDAHDAFERRLSSVDATVKLEDTMEQDEFDSSDWYAFHGGFISAVSEISGEEPASYVGDSSDPDNVSVYTNEEKVRKAMRARVLNPDWLESMEDHGYKGAGDLSTTVDVTLGWDATTGVVSDILWAEVAEKFAFDDDRQEWMREVNPWALESITDTLLEAIERDLWDADDGTIDRLRDLNLEVDGDLEGRTTNEAVGVANDD